One window of the Ammospiza nelsoni isolate bAmmNel1 chromosome 2, bAmmNel1.pri, whole genome shotgun sequence genome contains the following:
- the LOC132070123 gene encoding cytochrome c oxidase assembly factor 4 homolog, mitochondrial, producing MARPGHGWSGAAAAKRGSEEEEEGEDPLDARIARSGCLEQHRQLQECMAERRDWRHCQEQVRAFGACMARRQQQRQRGTGPAQPPD from the coding sequence ATGGCGAGGCCGGGGCACGGCTGgagcggcgcggcggcggcaaAGCGGGGCtcggaggaggaagaggagggcgAGGACCCGCTGGACGCCAGGATCGCGCGGAGcggctgcctggagcagcaccggcagctgcaggAGTGCATGGCCGAGCGGCGGGACTGGCggcactgccaggagcaggtCCGCGCCTTCGGAGCCTGCATGGcccggcggcagcagcagcggcagcgcggcaccggcccggcccagcccccGGACTGA
- the MRPL48 gene encoding large ribosomal subunit protein mL48 isoform X2, producing MLALSRAATARENLLCAAGDALLAPHRSYRSRPTHGIGRFKYLLPKEVPKRRKEKVQMKEISAGTEYQYGDINIQMTCHDLCLVEHFAQYVHRLCNRLCIRVNESYAMPTRTNEVLLLEERGSKMQLDAVLTTHQRVVQIRGLSSTFAPILLEVIQSSQPEGVHLLMKQHTEADFKSRLKARPELEELLAEMS from the exons ATGTTGGCCCTCAGCAG AGCAGCAACAGCCAGAGAAAAccttctgtgtgctgcag gTGATGCACTCCTGGCTCCCCACAGATCCTACAGGTCCCGCCCCACCCATGGGATTGGGAGGTTTAAGTACCTGCTCCCAAAGGAG gttccaaagaggagaaaggagaaggtgCAGATGAAGGagatcagtgctggcactgAGTACCAGTATGGAGACATCAACATCCAGATGACTTGCCATGACCTGTGCCTGGTGGAGCACTTTGCTCAGTATGTGCACAGGCTCTGCAACCGCCTCTGCATCCGGGTCAATGAGAG ctacGCCATGCCCACCAGAACCAACgaggtgctgctcctggaggagaGGGGATCCAAGATGCAGCTGGATGCAGTCCTTACCACCCACCAGAGGGTTGTCCAG atCCGCGGTTTGAGCTCCACGTTTGCTCCCATCCTGCTGGAGGTCATCCAGAGCAGCCAGCCTGAGGGGGTGCACCTGCTGATGAAACAG CACACGGAAGCCGATTTCAAGAGCCGGCTGAAGGCTCGaccagagctggaggagctgctggcagagatgTCCTGA
- the MRPL48 gene encoding large ribosomal subunit protein mL48 isoform X1 produces the protein MAAVPKVLCSEKGVLLRQMLALSRAATARENLLCAAGDALLAPHRSYRSRPTHGIGRFKYLLPKEVPKRRKEKVQMKEISAGTEYQYGDINIQMTCHDLCLVEHFAQYVHRLCNRLCIRVNESYAMPTRTNEVLLLEERGSKMQLDAVLTTHQRVVQIRGLSSTFAPILLEVIQSSQPEGVHLLMKQHTEADFKSRLKARPELEELLAEMS, from the exons ATGGCGGCGGTGCCGAAG gtgctgtgctcgGAGAAGGGAGTGTTGCTCAGGCAGATGTTGGCCCTCAGCAG AGCAGCAACAGCCAGAGAAAAccttctgtgtgctgcag gTGATGCACTCCTGGCTCCCCACAGATCCTACAGGTCCCGCCCCACCCATGGGATTGGGAGGTTTAAGTACCTGCTCCCAAAGGAG gttccaaagaggagaaaggagaaggtgCAGATGAAGGagatcagtgctggcactgAGTACCAGTATGGAGACATCAACATCCAGATGACTTGCCATGACCTGTGCCTGGTGGAGCACTTTGCTCAGTATGTGCACAGGCTCTGCAACCGCCTCTGCATCCGGGTCAATGAGAG ctacGCCATGCCCACCAGAACCAACgaggtgctgctcctggaggagaGGGGATCCAAGATGCAGCTGGATGCAGTCCTTACCACCCACCAGAGGGTTGTCCAG atCCGCGGTTTGAGCTCCACGTTTGCTCCCATCCTGCTGGAGGTCATCCAGAGCAGCCAGCCTGAGGGGGTGCACCTGCTGATGAAACAG CACACGGAAGCCGATTTCAAGAGCCGGCTGAAGGCTCGaccagagctggaggagctgctggcagagatgTCCTGA